Proteins from a genomic interval of Gordonia sp. SL306:
- a CDS encoding Ppx/GppA phosphatase family protein codes for MTVVGAVDCGTNSIRLLVAERSEEADRDHSSSPLVDIHREMRVVRLGEGVDANGEFAPAAIERTRKALSDYADIMVAAGVERVRMVATSATRDASNRDDFFAMTSEILGRVVPGAGAEVITGDEEARLSFRGAVGELDAASGPFVVTDLGGGSTEVVVGDADGVRAAYSADIGCVRLTERCLPSDPPTTDEVVAAREFARGRLDPAFAAVPVDDARTWVGVAGTMTTLSAVGAGLAEYDPEVIHLSRISLDDLDVVCRRLVGMTRAERAALGPMHPGRVDVIGGGALVTMELARVLRERAEITDLVVSEHDILDGIALGLLD; via the coding sequence GTGACCGTCGTGGGGGCCGTGGATTGCGGAACCAACTCGATCCGCCTGCTGGTCGCCGAGCGCAGCGAGGAGGCGGATCGAGATCACTCCTCGAGCCCACTCGTCGACATCCACCGCGAGATGCGCGTCGTCCGGCTCGGCGAGGGCGTCGACGCCAATGGTGAGTTCGCCCCGGCAGCCATCGAACGCACCCGAAAGGCGTTGTCGGACTACGCCGACATCATGGTGGCGGCGGGCGTCGAACGTGTCCGTATGGTCGCGACGTCGGCGACCCGTGATGCCTCCAACCGCGACGACTTCTTCGCGATGACCTCGGAGATCCTGGGTCGGGTGGTGCCCGGTGCAGGCGCCGAGGTGATCACCGGTGACGAGGAGGCGCGGCTGTCGTTCCGCGGCGCGGTCGGCGAACTCGACGCTGCGAGTGGGCCTTTCGTGGTCACCGATCTCGGTGGTGGATCGACGGAGGTCGTGGTGGGTGATGCCGACGGCGTGCGCGCCGCGTACTCCGCAGACATCGGTTGCGTCCGGCTGACCGAACGGTGTCTCCCGTCGGACCCGCCGACCACCGACGAGGTGGTGGCGGCGCGTGAGTTCGCACGCGGCCGACTCGATCCGGCCTTCGCCGCGGTGCCCGTCGACGATGCCCGCACCTGGGTGGGTGTGGCCGGCACGATGACCACGTTGTCGGCGGTGGGTGCGGGACTGGCCGAATACGACCCGGAGGTCATCCATCTCTCACGTATCTCGCTCGACGATCTCGACGTGGTGTGCCGGCGGCTGGTCGGGATGACCCGGGCCGAGCGGGCCGCGCTCGGTCCCATGCACCCCGGCCGGGTCGACGTGATCGGCGGTGGTGCCCTGGTCACCATGGAACTCGCCCGGGTTCTGCGGGAGCGCGCCGAGATCACCGACCTCGTGGTCAGTGAACACGACATCCTCGACGGCATCGCGCTGGGTCTGCTGGACTGA
- a CDS encoding MbcA/ParS/Xre antitoxin family protein, translated as MTTARVSDLPKKSRRPGSRSADRLDPLAPSRVGYLADSFGKARLAELIGVSRSQPTRWISGEEFPGPIAAPLLIDLEHVYARARLIWGEQAAQTWLTSQNAHLGGARPIDALKQAGAAGVLTALDAESWGGAA; from the coding sequence ATGACCACCGCACGTGTGAGCGACCTGCCGAAGAAGTCGCGCCGTCCGGGATCGAGATCCGCCGACCGCCTCGACCCACTGGCTCCGAGCCGGGTCGGTTACCTCGCCGACAGCTTCGGCAAGGCACGCCTGGCGGAGCTGATCGGCGTGAGTCGATCCCAGCCGACGCGGTGGATCTCCGGAGAGGAGTTCCCGGGCCCGATTGCCGCACCGTTGCTGATCGACCTCGAGCACGTCTACGCCCGTGCTCGGCTGATCTGGGGTGAGCAGGCCGCACAGACATGGCTGACGAGTCAGAACGCCCATCTCGGCGGGGCTCGACCGATCGACGCCCTCAAACAGGCGGGCGCGGCGGGGGTGCTCACCGCACTCGACGCCGAATCGTGGGGCGGGGCAGCCTGA
- a CDS encoding RES domain-containing protein, with product MLVYRVFPYLESAVTGRPGHPLYEHRPQVGGRIDHPDHYVWYVSRHAEAACGESFGNLREWVDDMFEFPQLPGARRALGTFRLADDLRILDLDDPAQLVRLGLRPSHVVGRNLTLTQRWGHQIWSESDARGDRAWEAVSWWSYHRPQWSVLASWTRPEVVAVDDLDLGHPAIVDAAESLLRPIVD from the coding sequence TTGCTCGTCTATCGGGTTTTTCCGTACCTCGAATCCGCCGTGACCGGTCGTCCCGGCCATCCGCTGTACGAGCACCGGCCGCAGGTCGGTGGCCGCATCGATCATCCGGATCACTACGTCTGGTACGTCTCGCGGCACGCGGAGGCGGCATGCGGTGAGAGCTTCGGCAACCTCCGCGAATGGGTGGACGACATGTTCGAGTTCCCGCAGTTGCCGGGTGCTCGTCGCGCACTCGGCACGTTCCGACTAGCCGATGACCTGCGGATACTCGATCTCGACGATCCTGCCCAGCTGGTGCGACTTGGACTGCGCCCGTCGCACGTCGTCGGGCGCAATCTCACTCTCACACAACGGTGGGGGCATCAGATCTGGTCCGAGTCCGACGCGCGCGGCGACCGCGCGTGGGAGGCCGTGTCGTGGTGGTCATATCACCGGCCACAGTGGAGTGTGCTGGCATCGTGGACGCGTCCCGAGGTGGTAGCGGTCGACGATCTGGACCTCGGCCACCCGGCCATCGTGGACGCGGCCGAATCGCTGCTCCGGCCGATCGTCGACTGA
- a CDS encoding DUF4395 domain-containing protein, producing the protein MSRSLPSALTFPNPVNDYAARSTAGLVILLAVVAILVNSPVVYALLALGFLLRVMAGPRFSPFGQLSVRVIAPKIWRKSKLVPGPPKRFAQTIGLVFSGTALLLSLLGVGSAAQIVVGLLIVAAGLEFVFGLCLGCVAFGFLQRRGIIPETVCEACNNLSLRTPAAT; encoded by the coding sequence GTGTCCCGTTCATTGCCCTCGGCGCTGACGTTTCCCAATCCCGTCAACGACTACGCGGCGCGATCGACCGCCGGACTGGTCATCCTCCTCGCCGTTGTCGCGATCCTGGTGAACAGTCCCGTCGTGTATGCACTCCTCGCGCTCGGCTTTCTGCTACGAGTGATGGCCGGCCCACGGTTCTCGCCGTTCGGGCAGCTCTCCGTCCGCGTGATCGCGCCCAAGATCTGGCGTAAATCGAAGCTCGTCCCGGGACCGCCGAAGCGATTCGCACAGACCATCGGGTTGGTCTTCAGCGGCACCGCCCTCCTGCTGTCATTGCTCGGCGTGGGATCGGCGGCACAGATCGTCGTCGGTCTCCTCATCGTGGCCGCCGGGCTCGAGTTCGTGTTCGGCCTCTGCCTCGGTTGTGTCGCATTCGGTTTCCTGCAGCGTCGCGGCATCATTCCCGAAACCGTGTGCGAGGCCTGCAACAACTTGTCGTTGCGCACTCCCGCGGCCACCTGA
- the recQ gene encoding DNA helicase RecQ yields MSDMWHVLESTFGYESFRGDQEEIVGHVVGGGDAVVLMPTGGGKSLCYQVPAMVRDGCGIVVSPLIALMADQVAALRELGVSAAYLNSTQMPDERAAVEDAFRSGELDLLYVAPERLNTAGTRNLLQQGKIALFAIDEAHCVSQWGHDFRPDYLALGELAELWPDVPRIALTATATARTHAEITERLHLGGARHFVADFDRPNITYRIVGKAEPRKQLLAFIRSEGVVDGVPATGIVYALSRASVEKTAEFLAANGVDAMPYHAGLDRTVRQRTLERFLRADGVVVVATIAFGMGIDKPDVRFVAHIDLPKSVEGYYQETGRAGRDGLPSVAWMTYGLADVMQQRRLIDQSDGDANHRRVQQQHLDAMLALCETVDCRRGQLLRYFGQDATQPCGNCDTCLSPPATSDGTVPAQKLLSTIVRLQREFRQSFGAGHLVDILRGAETARIREFGHDRLTTYGIGTELDAAGWRSAIRQLVATGIIAPQGDYGVLTLTEKSGPVLRGDVAVMLRNDPVRSVTRSRSAKPADDLPEADRELFEHLRSWRKAEASSRGVPPYVVFNDATLRELAARRPETPEQLRSVSGIGDAKLEQYGDDVLATIATFEPA; encoded by the coding sequence ATGTCGGACATGTGGCACGTGCTGGAGTCCACTTTCGGATATGAGTCGTTCCGCGGCGACCAGGAAGAGATCGTCGGGCACGTGGTCGGCGGCGGAGATGCCGTGGTCCTCATGCCGACGGGCGGCGGCAAGAGTCTCTGCTATCAGGTCCCGGCGATGGTTCGCGACGGGTGCGGCATCGTGGTCTCGCCACTCATCGCGCTCATGGCCGACCAGGTGGCGGCACTTCGTGAACTCGGTGTCAGCGCCGCGTACCTGAACTCCACCCAGATGCCCGACGAACGGGCCGCGGTGGAGGACGCATTTCGCTCGGGCGAGCTCGACCTCCTGTACGTGGCACCCGAGCGCCTCAACACCGCAGGAACGCGAAACCTCCTGCAACAAGGGAAGATCGCGCTCTTCGCCATCGACGAAGCGCACTGCGTGTCCCAGTGGGGTCACGATTTCCGGCCGGACTACCTGGCGCTCGGAGAATTGGCCGAGCTGTGGCCCGACGTCCCGCGGATCGCGCTGACCGCGACCGCGACCGCACGAACCCATGCCGAGATCACCGAACGACTGCACCTGGGCGGCGCCCGCCATTTCGTGGCGGACTTCGACCGGCCGAACATCACCTACCGCATCGTCGGGAAAGCCGAACCGCGCAAACAGCTGCTGGCGTTCATCCGCAGCGAGGGCGTGGTAGACGGCGTGCCGGCCACGGGCATCGTGTATGCCCTGAGCCGGGCGTCGGTCGAGAAGACCGCCGAGTTCCTCGCGGCCAACGGCGTCGACGCGATGCCCTATCACGCAGGCCTCGACCGCACCGTCCGTCAGCGGACACTCGAGAGGTTCCTGCGCGCCGACGGCGTCGTGGTGGTCGCGACGATCGCGTTCGGCATGGGGATCGACAAACCAGACGTCCGCTTCGTCGCGCACATCGATCTGCCGAAGAGTGTGGAGGGCTACTACCAGGAGACCGGCCGCGCAGGACGTGACGGTCTGCCTTCGGTGGCCTGGATGACCTACGGCCTGGCCGACGTCATGCAGCAACGGCGGCTCATCGACCAGTCCGACGGCGACGCGAACCATCGTCGAGTCCAGCAGCAGCACCTCGACGCGATGTTGGCGTTGTGCGAGACCGTCGACTGCCGGCGCGGGCAGCTCCTGCGGTACTTCGGCCAGGACGCGACCCAGCCCTGCGGAAACTGCGACACCTGCCTGAGCCCGCCGGCCACCTCGGACGGGACGGTCCCTGCACAGAAGCTGCTGTCCACGATCGTCCGGTTACAGCGCGAGTTCCGGCAGTCCTTCGGCGCCGGACATCTCGTCGACATCCTGCGCGGTGCCGAAACAGCCCGTATCCGGGAGTTCGGCCACGACCGGCTCACCACCTACGGGATCGGCACCGAGCTCGACGCAGCGGGCTGGCGCAGCGCGATCCGACAGCTGGTCGCGACCGGGATCATCGCGCCGCAAGGCGATTACGGGGTGCTGACACTCACCGAGAAGAGCGGGCCGGTACTGCGCGGCGACGTCGCGGTGATGCTGCGGAACGATCCGGTGCGGAGCGTCACCCGTAGCCGGTCGGCGAAGCCTGCCGACGATCTCCCCGAGGCCGACCGTGAACTGTTCGAACACCTGCGTTCCTGGCGAAAGGCCGAGGCCTCGAGCCGCGGCGTCCCCCCATACGTCGTGTTCAACGACGCCACACTCCGGGAACTGGCGGCCCGCCGCCCCGAGACCCCGGAACAACTGCGCAGTGTGTCGGGCATCGGCGACGCGAAGCTCGAGCAGTACGGCGACGACGTCCTGGCGACCATCGCCACCTTCGAACCGGCGTGA
- a CDS encoding fatty acid desaturase family protein, which produces MTSTEIAPTTTPLTGVVVEHHPTEDDRPTATGNPNHITLGYEQVEALGRDLDELRARIVADLGEKDREYLYSIIRAQRGFEIAGRGLMYLGFFPPAWIAAVGALSVSKILDNMEIGHNVMHGQYDWMREDTYNSREFEWDTVCPADQWRHSHNYMHHTFTNIVGEDRDIGYGILRMDRDQKWNPYYLGNLAYATGLMLLFEWGVMLHDLEVENIVAGKRKWYDVKGLVKGMWRKAGRQVLKDYVVFPALTGPMFVTTLLGNASANLVRNVWTYSIIFCGHFPSGAQTFTPEECENETRGQWYLRQMLGSANITGSPLFHIMSGNLSHQIEHHLFPDLPASRYPEMSGEVQEICERYGLPYNTGSLSQQLGSTWKKIAKLSLPNFMTRDDNDLVVTVERENPASAA; this is translated from the coding sequence ATGACCAGCACCGAGATCGCACCCACCACCACACCGCTCACCGGGGTCGTCGTCGAGCATCACCCGACCGAGGACGATCGGCCGACGGCCACCGGCAACCCCAACCACATCACGCTCGGTTACGAGCAGGTCGAGGCTCTCGGTCGAGACCTCGACGAGCTGCGCGCGCGAATCGTCGCCGACCTCGGCGAAAAGGACCGCGAATACCTGTACTCGATCATCCGGGCTCAGCGCGGATTCGAGATCGCGGGCCGCGGGCTCATGTACCTCGGTTTCTTCCCGCCGGCCTGGATCGCCGCCGTCGGCGCCCTCTCCGTGTCGAAGATCCTCGACAACATGGAGATCGGGCACAACGTGATGCACGGCCAGTACGACTGGATGCGCGAGGACACCTACAACTCGCGCGAGTTCGAGTGGGACACCGTCTGTCCCGCCGATCAGTGGCGGCACAGCCACAACTACATGCACCACACCTTCACCAACATCGTCGGTGAGGACCGCGACATCGGATACGGCATCCTCCGGATGGACCGCGACCAGAAGTGGAATCCCTACTACCTGGGCAATCTCGCCTACGCGACCGGCCTGATGCTGCTCTTCGAGTGGGGCGTGATGCTGCACGACCTCGAGGTCGAGAACATCGTCGCGGGCAAGCGCAAGTGGTACGACGTCAAAGGGCTCGTGAAGGGCATGTGGCGCAAGGCCGGTCGCCAGGTCCTCAAGGACTACGTGGTGTTCCCGGCGCTGACCGGCCCGATGTTCGTCACCACGCTACTGGGCAACGCCTCGGCGAACCTGGTCCGGAACGTGTGGACCTACTCGATCATCTTCTGTGGCCACTTCCCCAGCGGTGCACAGACCTTCACTCCCGAGGAGTGCGAGAACGAGACTCGCGGCCAGTGGTATCTGCGTCAGATGCTCGGGTCGGCCAACATCACCGGTAGCCCGTTGTTCCACATCATGAGCGGCAACCTCTCGCATCAGATCGAGCACCACCTCTTCCCCGATCTGCCGGCCAGCCGGTACCCGGAGATGTCCGGCGAGGTGCAAGAGATCTGCGAGCGCTACGGACTGCCGTACAACACCGGTTCGCTGAGCCAACAGCTCGGGTCGACCTGGAAGAAGATCGCCAAGCTCTCGCTGCCGAACTTCATGACGCGCGACGACAACGATCTGGTGGTCACTGTCGAACGCGAGAACCCTGCGTCGGCGGCATGA
- a CDS encoding ferredoxin reductase, whose amino-acid sequence MSIRIPSLVGPIVEAALSPHPVDRYLELFDPMLTWRDLRGKVVAVHRPTDRSVRIVLRPTRQWKGHQAGQYVQLSTVIDGVRHVRCFSPANTAGRPAGDIELTITAHDDGFVSKHLRDHAHVGMVVGLSQATGEFTLPTQRPRSAVFISGGSGITPVLSMARTLVAENHPGPITFVHYARTPADVAYRAELTALASTCPAIDLRLHYTRGDGDGHFSGKHLDDIDGLDEAHLFVCGPPALMDAVNDHYDTTGMTQPLHSEAFVLASPIAVDPDAPIDGELTFLNSGRSATNDGRTILDQAESAGLSPESGCRMGICFSCTAIKKSGCTRNVLTGETDTETDKRIQLCINAPVGDVEIEV is encoded by the coding sequence ATGAGCATCCGCATCCCATCCCTCGTCGGCCCGATCGTCGAGGCCGCCCTCTCGCCTCACCCGGTCGATCGCTATCTCGAACTGTTCGATCCCATGCTCACCTGGCGGGATCTCCGCGGCAAGGTCGTCGCCGTCCACCGTCCGACAGATCGGTCCGTGCGAATCGTCCTGCGCCCGACCCGCCAGTGGAAGGGCCACCAGGCCGGACAGTATGTGCAGCTCAGCACGGTGATCGACGGAGTCCGCCACGTACGGTGCTTCTCCCCGGCCAACACTGCGGGCCGTCCTGCAGGCGACATCGAACTCACCATCACCGCACACGACGACGGGTTCGTGTCCAAGCATCTTCGCGACCATGCCCACGTCGGCATGGTGGTCGGACTGAGCCAGGCGACCGGGGAGTTCACCCTCCCCACGCAGCGACCCAGGTCCGCCGTCTTCATCAGCGGCGGCAGCGGCATTACACCTGTACTCTCGATGGCGCGAACGCTCGTAGCGGAGAACCACCCCGGACCGATCACGTTCGTGCACTACGCGCGCACCCCTGCCGATGTCGCCTACCGTGCGGAACTCACCGCTCTGGCCTCCACCTGTCCCGCCATCGACCTGCGGCTGCATTACACCCGTGGGGACGGCGACGGACACTTCTCCGGCAAGCACCTCGACGACATCGACGGCCTCGACGAGGCCCACCTGTTCGTCTGCGGGCCCCCGGCCCTGATGGACGCGGTGAATGACCATTACGACACCACCGGGATGACCCAGCCGTTGCACAGCGAGGCGTTCGTCCTCGCGTCGCCGATCGCCGTCGACCCCGATGCCCCGATCGACGGCGAACTGACATTCCTGAACTCCGGCAGATCTGCGACCAACGACGGCCGCACCATCCTCGATCAGGCGGAATCCGCCGGGCTCAGCCCGGAGTCCGGCTGCCGGATGGGAATCTGCTTTTCCTGCACCGCCATCAAGAAATCCGGCTGCACGCGCAACGTGCTGACCGGAGAAACCGACACCGAAACCGACAAGCGGATCCAGCTCTGCATCAACGCACCTGTCGGCGACGTGGAAATCGAGGTATAG
- a CDS encoding TetR family transcriptional regulator translates to MTRTRHTARPRSSRDEGESETRAERKNRTRQALLDATMELVADRSFASISLREVARGAGIVPTAFYRHFASMEDLGVTLVEDSMRVLRRTLREGRRDLAARQALPTAQNSLAILLRHVHDNEAQFRFLVREQHGGIAEIRRAIDTELRLFSKELAIDLSRLPDLATWLPEDLEIAAELIVTIMLTAVADLLDNDHRGRGSERELVERTERQLVMVFLGMGRWRPRSE, encoded by the coding sequence GTGACCAGGACCCGACACACCGCCCGTCCGCGCTCGTCGCGTGATGAGGGCGAGTCGGAGACCCGGGCCGAACGGAAGAACCGCACTCGTCAGGCCCTGCTGGACGCCACCATGGAATTGGTCGCGGATCGGAGCTTTGCCAGCATCAGCCTCCGCGAGGTCGCACGCGGGGCAGGCATCGTGCCGACGGCCTTTTATCGCCACTTCGCGTCCATGGAGGATCTCGGCGTCACCCTCGTCGAGGACTCGATGCGCGTGCTGCGCCGCACGCTGCGTGAGGGGCGTCGCGATCTCGCGGCGCGCCAGGCGTTGCCCACCGCGCAGAACTCACTCGCGATCCTGCTGCGGCACGTCCACGACAACGAGGCGCAGTTCCGTTTTCTCGTCCGCGAGCAGCATGGCGGCATCGCCGAGATCAGGCGAGCGATCGACACCGAGCTCCGGTTGTTCTCCAAGGAGTTGGCGATCGACCTCTCGCGGCTACCGGACCTGGCCACCTGGCTCCCCGAGGACCTCGAGATCGCGGCAGAACTCATCGTGACGATCATGCTGACGGCCGTCGCCGACCTGCTCGACAACGACCATCGAGGGCGTGGTTCGGAACGCGAACTCGTCGAGCGGACCGAGCGGCAACTCGTGATGGTATTTCTCGGTATGGGCCGCTGGCGACCGCGCTCTGAGTAG
- a CDS encoding YibE/F family protein: MSHPGHGHGHSHNLSEIPAVLSPIARWIVIVSLAVIGIGVVAGAVVLWPSSSEHAIPMQFRSADGGSIRAVDGEVVEQVRAECLNPLAGTAQDSAEFQIEGVTDLGPCIQSTVRIDSGDDEGRYTLLEVPTNRAQSGTEPGAVTQSRGSPDQPQAGQPTLHTGDKLRLSVVPGPDGNPRYTFFDFNRTVPTLVWAFLFVAAIVLVAAWRGFRSIIGLAFAFLVLGVFTLPAILDGESPVAVAVVSSAAILFVVLYLAHGVSLRTSSALLGTLMSLMLAGLLSWLAIDTMNLTGLSGDQTTNLQVYQGSISISGLLLAGFIIGTLGVLNDVTITQASAAFELAAAGESTRLGTFRAAMRVGRDHIASTVYTLVFAYAGSALPLLLLFSVAQQPFGSLITTDAVAVELARSFVGGIAIALSVPLTTVIAAALARPAGRARVAATAAAAAAERTPAAPARTATRPTTPQPDTGRRRVRDHRAQQIEPVERPSSVVSTGRHAKVEGD; the protein is encoded by the coding sequence GTGAGTCATCCCGGACACGGCCACGGACATTCCCACAACCTGTCGGAAATCCCTGCTGTCCTCTCGCCCATCGCCCGCTGGATCGTGATCGTCAGCCTCGCCGTCATCGGCATCGGCGTCGTCGCGGGGGCGGTGGTGTTGTGGCCGTCGAGCAGCGAGCACGCGATCCCGATGCAATTCCGTTCTGCGGACGGCGGTTCCATCCGCGCCGTCGACGGTGAGGTCGTCGAGCAGGTTCGGGCGGAGTGCCTGAATCCGCTGGCGGGCACCGCACAGGACAGCGCCGAGTTCCAGATCGAGGGGGTGACCGACCTCGGGCCGTGCATCCAGAGCACGGTCCGGATCGACAGCGGCGACGATGAGGGGCGCTACACCCTGCTCGAAGTCCCCACCAACCGGGCGCAGTCGGGCACCGAGCCGGGTGCGGTCACCCAATCGAGGGGATCGCCGGATCAGCCCCAGGCCGGGCAGCCGACGCTGCACACCGGCGACAAACTCCGCCTCAGTGTGGTTCCCGGTCCCGACGGCAACCCGCGCTATACGTTCTTCGATTTCAACCGGACCGTTCCGACCCTGGTGTGGGCGTTCCTGTTCGTCGCCGCCATCGTCCTGGTGGCCGCGTGGCGTGGTTTCCGGTCGATCATCGGACTCGCATTCGCCTTTCTCGTCCTCGGTGTGTTCACGTTGCCCGCCATCCTCGACGGCGAATCACCGGTGGCGGTCGCCGTGGTCTCCTCGGCAGCCATCCTGTTCGTGGTCCTCTATCTGGCTCACGGCGTGAGCCTCCGAACGAGTTCGGCATTGCTCGGCACCCTGATGTCACTGATGCTGGCCGGGCTGCTGAGCTGGCTGGCGATCGACACGATGAACCTCACCGGTTTGTCGGGCGATCAGACCACCAATCTCCAGGTGTACCAAGGAAGTATCTCGATCAGCGGGCTGTTGCTGGCGGGGTTCATCATCGGCACACTCGGTGTCCTCAACGATGTCACCATCACGCAGGCGTCGGCGGCCTTCGAGCTCGCGGCCGCGGGCGAGTCGACGCGACTGGGCACCTTCCGCGCCGCGATGCGCGTCGGCCGCGACCACATCGCCAGCACCGTCTACACACTGGTGTTCGCGTACGCGGGCAGCGCACTCCCCCTGCTCCTGCTGTTCTCGGTCGCCCAGCAACCGTTCGGTTCGCTGATCACCACCGACGCAGTGGCCGTCGAACTCGCGCGATCGTTCGTCGGCGGCATCGCGATCGCACTCTCGGTGCCGTTGACGACGGTGATCGCCGCGGCATTGGCCCGGCCGGCGGGACGCGCACGCGTCGCTGCTACTGCTGCTGCTGCTGCTGCGGAGCGGACACCGGCCGCACCCGCCCGCACGGCGACCCGGCCGACGACGCCCCAGCCGGACACCGGTCGGCGACGCGTCCGCGATCACCGTGCGCAGCAGATCGAACCGGTGGAGCGACCGTCGTCGGTCGTCTCGACCGGTCGGCACGCGAAGGTCGAGGGCGACTGA
- a CDS encoding LLM class flavin-dependent oxidoreductase: protein MNCVAHQSPGLWRHPDDRSWDYNTLDYWVDLAKLLERGGFDGLFIADVLGTYDAYAGTDEAAIRQGAQIPVNDPLLLVSAMAHATEHLGFGITTGTGFEHPYPFARRLSTLDHLTRGRIGWNVVTGYLPSAARNMGDENHLEHDSRYDHADEYLTVLYKLWEGSWERDAVRRDRENGVFADPAKVHHIGHRGEHFTVPGIHLAEPSPQGSPVIYQAGASPRGRRFAAQNAEAIFVAAPTKDILREVVSKTRDELVSAGRGPYDARIYTLLTIITDATPEAARAKAQEYRRYASEEGSLVFMSGWMGTDLASYDLDEPIGHVESNAIQSAVAAFQQASDTGGEWTVRDIAAWGGIGGMGPVLIGSGEEVADALQDWVTETDVDGFNIAYAVTPGSFEDIVTHVVPALERRGVYDRSYVPGTLRHKLFGRGDLLPDNHRGAAHRVDGPLSTIDDSARFIGSTAR from the coding sequence ATGAACTGTGTCGCGCATCAGTCCCCCGGCCTCTGGCGCCATCCGGACGACCGGTCCTGGGACTACAACACCCTCGACTATTGGGTGGACCTCGCGAAACTGTTGGAACGCGGCGGTTTCGACGGCTTGTTCATCGCCGACGTCCTCGGCACCTATGACGCCTACGCGGGAACCGATGAGGCAGCCATCCGGCAGGGCGCCCAGATCCCCGTCAACGATCCGCTGCTACTCGTGTCGGCAATGGCCCACGCCACCGAGCATCTCGGCTTCGGAATCACCACCGGCACCGGATTCGAGCATCCATACCCGTTCGCCCGGCGGCTCTCCACCCTCGACCATCTGACCCGAGGCCGCATCGGTTGGAATGTCGTCACCGGCTACCTGCCCTCCGCGGCACGCAACATGGGCGACGAGAATCACCTCGAACACGACAGCCGCTACGACCACGCGGACGAGTACCTGACGGTGCTCTACAAGCTGTGGGAGGGCTCCTGGGAACGCGACGCCGTGCGCCGCGACCGCGAGAACGGCGTGTTCGCCGACCCCGCCAAGGTGCACCACATCGGGCACCGAGGTGAACACTTCACCGTGCCGGGAATCCACCTCGCCGAACCGTCGCCGCAGGGGTCACCGGTGATCTACCAGGCCGGCGCGTCACCCCGCGGCCGCCGGTTCGCCGCGCAGAACGCCGAGGCGATCTTCGTCGCCGCGCCGACGAAAGACATCCTGCGTGAGGTCGTCTCGAAGACTCGCGACGAGCTGGTCTCGGCCGGCCGAGGCCCGTACGACGCACGGATCTACACACTTCTGACGATCATCACCGATGCGACTCCGGAGGCCGCGCGGGCCAAGGCGCAGGAGTATCGCCGGTACGCCAGCGAAGAGGGCTCGTTGGTGTTCATGTCCGGCTGGATGGGGACCGACCTGGCGTCCTACGACCTCGACGAGCCGATCGGCCACGTGGAGAGCAACGCGATCCAGTCCGCGGTGGCCGCATTCCAGCAGGCCTCGGACACCGGCGGCGAATGGACGGTCCGCGACATCGCGGCCTGGGGCGGCATCGGCGGTATGGGCCCGGTGCTGATCGGTTCGGGCGAGGAGGTGGCCGATGCCCTCCAGGATTGGGTCACCGAAACCGATGTCGACGGATTCAACATCGCCTACGCGGTCACCCCCGGGTCGTTCGAGGACATCGTCACCCACGTCGTTCCCGCGCTCGAGAGGCGCGGCGTCTATGACCGCTCGTATGTTCCGGGAACGTTGCGGCACAAGCTGTTCGGTCGGGGCGACCTGCTACCCGACAATCATCGAGGCGCGGCCCACCGTGTCGACGGTCCGCTGTCCACCATCGACGACTCGGCTCGCTTCATCGGGTCCACCGCTCGGTGA
- a CDS encoding mycothiol transferase, translated as MRSIDVLIDGLGRVSDNVHAVLDGITSDQLVHRPTPEANTIAWLVWHLTRAQDAQIADVAGTEQVWTSAGFHERFGLPFPPSASGYGQSAEEVGQVVAEPDLLREYYDATHDVSIEYLSALTDDDLDRVIDENWDPPVTLGVRLISIVDDDAQHVGQAAYVRGLVS; from the coding sequence ATGCGATCAATCGACGTACTGATCGACGGCCTCGGCCGGGTGTCCGACAATGTCCATGCGGTGCTCGACGGCATCACCTCGGATCAACTCGTCCATCGCCCGACGCCGGAGGCGAACACCATTGCCTGGCTGGTCTGGCACCTGACCCGTGCTCAGGATGCGCAGATCGCCGACGTCGCAGGAACCGAGCAGGTCTGGACGTCGGCGGGGTTCCATGAGCGGTTCGGCCTGCCGTTTCCGCCGTCCGCCTCAGGCTATGGACAATCCGCCGAGGAGGTCGGGCAGGTGGTGGCCGAGCCCGATCTGCTCCGCGAGTACTACGACGCGACGCACGACGTCAGCATCGAGTACCTCAGTGCACTCACCGACGACGATCTCGACCGCGTCATCGACGAGAATTGGGATCCTCCGGTGACTCTCGGTGTTCGTCTGATCAGCATCGTCGACGACGACGCACAGCACGTGGGGCAGGCGGCCTATGTCCGCGGTCTCGTGAGCTGA